A part of Corvus cornix cornix isolate S_Up_H32 chromosome Z, ASM73873v5, whole genome shotgun sequence genomic DNA contains:
- the LOC109144054 gene encoding uncharacterized protein LOC109144054 isoform X2: MEQRSAGMGQCENEQTDDTELASQTMFRGDDPGVRVRRRKGQYGGRCGRKLEEKGMWGGGCPPGEPEREETPQRRGGGRDEPGQGKAREGKERKTSPELQVGGSQPPFSSPIPLFHGFCRPPRKTLETRTRMGARGWAGENAQVFPGQGGGEGNAGYRWQGGRKGQQVRKEERSY, encoded by the exons ATGGAGCAGAGGAGCGCTGGAATGGGACAATGTGAAAATGAGCAAACGGATGACACTGAGTTGGCGAGCCAAACGATGTTTCGCGGGGATGACCCCGGGGTCCGCgtaagaaggagaaagggacaATATGGAGGAAGGTGTGGGCggaaactggaggaaaaagggaTGTGGGGTGGTGGGTGCCCTCCGGGAGAGCCTGAGCGTGAGGAGACACCGCAGCGCCGGGGAGGGGGCCGGGATGAGCCCGGCCAAGGGAAAGCGAGGGAAGGTAAGGAAAGGAAGACGAGCCCGGAACTCCAGGTAGGCGGATCCCAGCCGCCATTTTCCTCCCCTATTCCTCTTTTCCATGGCTTCTGTCGCCCCCCGAGAAAAACACTCGAAACCCGAACAAGGATGGGGGCGAGGGGGTGGGCGGGTGAGAACGCCCAAGTCTTCCCGGGGCAAGGCGGCGGCGAAGGGAATGCGGGTTACCGGTGGCAGGGCGGAAGAAAAGGACAGCAAG ttagaaaagaagaaagaagctactaa
- the LOC109144054 gene encoding uncharacterized protein LOC109144054 isoform X1 has translation MEQRSAGMGQCENEQTDDTELASQTMFRGDDPGVRVRRRKGQYGGRCGRKLEEKGMWGGGCPPGEPEREETPQRRGGGRDEPGQGKAREGKERKTSPELQVGGSQPPFSSPIPLFHGFCRPPRKTLETRTRMGARGWAGENAQVFPGQGGGEGNAGYRWQGGRKGQQDPPSATGDPGFLLLPRGFAAGDHQSTRPGRHLGAEAPRMEG, from the exons ATGGAGCAGAGGAGCGCTGGAATGGGACAATGTGAAAATGAGCAAACGGATGACACTGAGTTGGCGAGCCAAACGATGTTTCGCGGGGATGACCCCGGGGTCCGCgtaagaaggagaaagggacaATATGGAGGAAGGTGTGGGCggaaactggaggaaaaagggaTGTGGGGTGGTGGGTGCCCTCCGGGAGAGCCTGAGCGTGAGGAGACACCGCAGCGCCGGGGAGGGGGCCGGGATGAGCCCGGCCAAGGGAAAGCGAGGGAAGGTAAGGAAAGGAAGACGAGCCCGGAACTCCAGGTAGGCGGATCCCAGCCGCCATTTTCCTCCCCTATTCCTCTTTTCCATGGCTTCTGTCGCCCCCCGAGAAAAACACTCGAAACCCGAACAAGGATGGGGGCGAGGGGGTGGGCGGGTGAGAACGCCCAAGTCTTCCCGGGGCAAGGCGGCGGCGAAGGGAATGCGGGTTACCGGTGGCAGGGCGGAAGAAAAGGACAGCAAG ATCCCCCTTCCGCCACCGGTGACCCGGGTTTCCTTCTCTTACCGCGTGGCTTTGCAGCTGGGGACCATCAGAGCACCCGTCCGGGCAGGCACCTCGGGGCTGAAGCACCGCGGATGGAAGGTTAA